One Oncorhynchus masou masou isolate Uvic2021 chromosome 18, UVic_Omas_1.1, whole genome shotgun sequence DNA window includes the following coding sequences:
- the LOC135505182 gene encoding tubulin-specific chaperone C-like: MRMPFVTKRHYLFRMCRYNNINENMDVERGICQGNGDSGPSELGVKIPEGMLKREQDRLEDVERKKEVKKSQSVTEEKSGFFTATFGSERAAIEKLLVGCSGATDRVLATKTLEEVTTKTQQLQKFLNDSMVFLPQYELRQAQVAIQKLQNSLTEKRDEILPKKKFAFRSRAANTPKVDPPVADPASPVTPKDSGRIKVDGAISPPEQCGFSHFESQVLTKTAEEIKQQDVLLTHLTNCKVRLLGSPSTVHIKHVQNCEIFSGPVSSSVFVDHCTGSTLSFPCQQLRTHHTTDTQVYLHVTSRAIIEDCQRVCFAPFAWSYPGLDQDFKVSGLDRERNNWNQVDDFNWLAIGTQSPNWCVIPEAERKTEWDS, from the exons ATGAGAATGCCGTTTGTTACGAAGCGACATTATCTCTTCCGCATGTGCCGATACAACAACATAAACGAGAATATGGATGTGGAGAGGGGTATTTGTCAGGGAAACGGGGACTCTGGGCCTAGTGAGTTAGGCGTGAAGATCCCCGAGGGGATGCTGAAACGGGAACAGGATAGGCTCGAGGacgtggagagaaagaaagaggtgaAAAAGAGCCAGTCTGTCACGGAGGAGAAGAGCGGGTTCTTCACCGCGACGTTCGGCAGCGAAAGGGCGGCTATCGAGAAGTTACTGGTTGGTTGCTCGGGGGCTACTGACCGTGTCCTGGCCACCAAAACCTTGGAGGAGGTGACTACTAAAACACAACAGCTCCAGAAGTTTCTAAACGACAGCATGGTGTTTTTACCGCAGTACGAGCTGAGACAGGCACAGGTGGCGATCCAGAAACTACAGAACTCTCTGAccgagaagagagatgagattcTCCCCAAGAAGAAGTTCGCCTTTAGGTCGCGTGCAGCAAATACACCCAAAGTAGATCCACCTGTCGCGGACCCAGCGTCACCTGTAACACCTAAGGATTCTGGCCGAATTAAAGTGGATGGAGCCATAAGCCCCCCAGAGCAGTGCGGCTTCTCCCACTTTGAGTCCCAG GTGCTGACCAAGACAGCGGAGGAGATCAAACAACAGGATGTTCTCCTGACCCACCTGACCAATTGCAAGGTCAGACTCCTGGGATCCCCAAGCACCGTCCACATCAAACATGTCCAGAACTGTGAGATCTTCTCTGGGCCGGTCTCCAGCTCTGTATTTGTCGACCACTGCACCGGCAGCACCCTCTCCTTCCCTTGCCAGCAGCTACGGACTCACCACACTACTGACACACAGGTCTATCTGCATGTCACTAGCCGTGCCATCATAGAAGACTGTCAAAGGGTGTGCTTCGCCCCCTTTGCCTGGTCCTACCCAGGTCTGGACCAGGACTTTAAGGTGTCTGGTCTGGACCGGGAGAGGAACAACTGGAACCAGGTGGATGATTTTAACTGGCTGGCCATAGGGACCCAATCACCTAACTGGTGTGTCATCCCAGAAGCTGAGAGAAAAACTGAATGGGACTCCTAG